The stretch of DNA ATTAGTATCCATGGTTCATTACGTGATATCGCTAGGTGTTCAAATCGTTCCCATAAATGATGTCTTTCAGTAGAGACAGGGTGACCATACACACAAGACAAGTAGAACTTAATATTATTATGATCCACCATTACATCAATAAGTCTCTCATCTTGTGAGATCAAGGAAAGGACAACATTAGCATTCCAGAATAAACATAAACCTCCACTCCTACCTTGAGGGGGTTGAattaaaacattagaaaaaccTAGATCATCCTTAAGCTTATATATTACATCATTATTGTTTAGagtttcagaaagaaagagCAAATCACACTTAGTAGTTAGATATAGCTTTTTAATACGCGAAGACGTTAGAGAAGGGCCGACGCCTTGGCAATTCCATGAAAGGATCTTCATATTGGGAACCGTGGGGGTACCGGGCCCCCCGCGCCTCCGTCGAAACCATTGTTCACAGAGCAAGAACCAACAGAAACAGTGCGATGAGTCTTCTTTCGGAGTTGGTTCAGGACCACCAACTCCTCCGCTGCTTCGGCTCTATTAAAAGATGCCTCAAACTGAACTCGTTTACGTTTCATGAACACGAACTCTGGTTGTGCATCATCAGACTTACCATCAAGATAGGCTTGTGGTTCATAGGGTTCTGCAATATGTGCCACCTGTTTTGCCTTCAAATAGCGTGTGCATTCAACCATCAGATCGTTATCCACAAGAGCACTTGGGAGACACTTATTCACCATTCTATACGAAACATTCCCCTGAACAGgtactggtggtggtggtggcatGTTTAGCCCTGGAATCAGATTTGCAGGGTCAACAGATGGTAGAGTGTTTGCCTTGGACATATCTTTGTCACCCTTATCGTGATTCTCGTCATCACTTTCACTGCCTGGATCCTCTGGGTCggaatcatcaaaatcaagggTGCATTCCTTGACATCGTGTTTGAGAGAACCGCATTTTGTACAGAAATTGCGTAGTCGCTCATAACGGAACTTGATTATCGTGTTCTCACCAGCAATGAATTGAATATTCTTTTGAAAGCGCAAAGGATCATCAACATTCCAGTCTATCTTAACACGGACAGCCCCTACTTGCATCTTATTCTCATTGTAATCTACTTCCGAGACATATCCTATCTTATTCCTACCCACCTAGCCATATCATTGGTTAAGCAAAGAGTAGGAATACCTTGAATCTGAACCCAGAATGGTATGATCTTCATATTAGCCTCGCTTATGTTAGGATACCATCGATGAGTGGTAACCATCCAATCACCAAAAGACCAAGGGCCTCTACGGAGCACCAAATTCAGAGTATCTTCAGACTGAAAACGAAACTGCGCTCTCCCACCCTCCAGAATGCGTCCTACGCATTCATCAGGAAAGCCCCAGACTCGTGGCATCTGCCGGATCAGTGCTCGCAAGTTTTGCTTCCGGGGGTTGACCGGTGTGACCACCAGAGTATGATGGTTGACGGAGATCGCTCGTGAAAGAAACTCCGGTGGAAGCGAGATCGGGGCATCGTCAATGCCCAAGGTAAGATCTTGGACAGATTTTCGGATATTGTCACTCATATTTGGCGGGTGATTGAAGTAAACAATGGAAATCGGGTAGTTGATCGAGAAAAAGCGAGGGAATGGTGTGATTTTATAGTTTAACCAAGGCGGTTTTATGTGGCGGTTATCTCCCGTAAATTTTGGGAGAGACAAACTGTCAATGTTAATTGACAGAAAATAACCGCCGACATGAATCCCCAGTGAAGAAACGGAAGGATTTGTGGACGGAAACAAACTCCTGATCTTACAGTAGATCGGAGACAAGAAATTGAAAGAGAAGGGGCGTTCTTCGAAGAAATCGCCCAGAGAGAAAAACATCTTTTTTGCTGCTTCATTCATAGAAAGAAGTCTTCTAGTATAGGATTCAAACCATTGGACTCACGTTATGAATTTAAGGGGATAATAATTTGGGGAAGGCTATGAACACAGCGTCTCTGTCCTTGTATCCCATAACTTGGTTCTTTTggtcagtgttcaagaaagcgttAGGCGGTATTTGGGCGGTGacccagcgcctagcgcctagaaagCCTAATCGGAGCCTAGAcagtttttaggcggtttaggcgtttacaatataaaacattatatatatataattatgtacaaatatatgttagaaaaataaaaaattataaattataaacaaaagtaagaaaaatacatttatttaagttatattaacaatataaatatttataatacgtatacagatataaaatttaataatttaaatatatataattaaaaataaaaaataaatattaaaattaaattaatgtaattttaagcggtttacACGGTTATCTAGGCACTTGCTAACCGTCTAGCGCGTAGACGGCCGCCTAAACCGCTTTTTTAACACTGCTTTTGGTTAACCATTGCACATGCAAATGAATACGTTGACTAATCATTATAATAAATACGGCCACCGACTATGCTTTATTTTATTACGGTCTTATTTAatgttaagaaaattatactTGTATATTCTAAAACTGGAATAAAACTGGAAAAGGGATATGTACATTGATGATTGACCGACTCAATGGGCCGGAGTAAAAAGACTTGGATCCAATTTAAGGTTAAACTGAAAAGTAAAAACGATGATTGGGCACTTGGGCTCTATATGTTCGCCATTGCTTGActtgcttcttcctcttttcttttctaaagatttttttcttttccaaatgaCATTATTTCGGTACATGAAAAGAAGTTTTTACTAGAGTACAGAAGCATTAGAAAAACGCAATTACAAACCAATGCTTCTTAAACCTAGCAAAATTTCCAAACAACAAAACGTGAAAACCCTAGAACAAATTCTACTTCGTGTACCAGAAGTCACAGTAGAGTAGTTGAGATTTTGAAGCCAGTCCATCAGCTGAAAAAACCCGGGACATTGATCCTTCATTAGTCACGGGTCGGAGTCTCCAAGaaatctaaatcaaaatatGAGAGTTTCATATTATTGCTTCCCCAAATGGATCTAGTTTAGTAGCTGCTCTGCGGATAGAAGTCAAAGCTTGAAAGCGGTACAGACATCTGTGAATGCCAATCAACGGGTTGGTTTAGGTCGAAATTCATTTCCACTGATTGGTTCTGGAACAATGGTTCTGATTGGAACTCACAGACCATGTCATCGACCATAGTCTGCAGCTCTTCCAAGCTGTATTGCTTTTCCTGCACGCCAACATTATTACACCGTTAACGTGTGTGAGAAGAAACAGTGAAAGATCTCCAAATCAGGTGCTAAAGTTGAGATGTACCTCTCTTCTAGTTTGAGCCATGAGTGAAACCATCTCTTGAACAAAATCAAAGTATCCCtttagagcaaaaaaaaaacacaaaaccaatcagatttgtgatgaaaaaaacaatttacgaATATATCAAAACCTCAATTGAAGTAACCATACCTCATCTTCTCCAGAATCATAGAGTCCAGCATCATAAAAACTTCGTTTCCTCTGATCCGACAACACTAAAACATCCCAAGAAAACAATGTCAGTCACTCGGGCAACAACAAGAAACCTCAAAACAAAGTCTGAACAGATCTTTACCTGAATAAGCTTCTTGAATCTGCTGGAACCTTCGTTTAGCTTCCCCAGCTCCAAAAGGATCATTCGTCCACCGATCAGGATGCCATTTCATAGCAAGCTTATGATACGCCCGGCGTATCTGCTCCGCCGAAGAGTCAACGGCAACGCCAAGAATCTCGTAATACGACGACGTTTGCTTAATGCCACCTTCCATTGGTTacttacgtatatatatattctctatatatgtaATCTGATCAACGCATATTCACGAGATGATATATTAGTTGTAAGCTTTTGTTTGGGGGGTTTATATAAAAACAGGAGTTGAGTTCCAATGGCGGTTATATGTAACAAGATTCTTACAAAAGCAAGTTCTAGAAGTTTTCGAGGTCTCCAAAAATATCTTGTCTCAAGAACGTTCCGGAACATAGCAACAAAGCAAGATATTATCCACACAATCTTTAGATATTTTAACATTGGGCGGCTGCGATCAAATGGACGGTCATGTCCATGATCATGACATGACACGTGGTTTTTGaataatgaaaatgacaaaTACTTTTACTTGTGGAGGCAGAACAAGCAAAGTAACGCCTCGGCGCCCAAAAATCGGGGTGAATAGCACAAAGATATTTTTACTTATTACATATTTCAAATCTATCTTTTTCTGTAGTTATATCTGAAAATTTACgtaaacaaaaacatgtttcaaccaataattaaaatacttgttgttaaaatttatatttacgAAAATTTGTATAGTAGTTTTAGTGAAAAGTGGGAAAGAAAAATGGCACCTAAATTAATTTGGAATCTCTTCGACAATTTTAGtcattttaactaaaataaaatgaaatgaaaaagatgactatagtattaaatatttaaatacatttaaattaattataattaaatatttctcTGTTTCACCTAAACAATTTGTTAATGTACCAAAGTGTAATTAAAAGTGTATAATGAGTATAGTTGGGCTAATGGGCCTTGACAGACGCAGCCTACCTAACTTCATCGAAGAAGACCATATGAGAAGGGTATTGTTAGTTGAAAGTGAAACTGACGTCAAACACATTGGTGGTAGCTAGCtgcactcttttgtaaaccagtactctttttcctacttctctttcttcttgttttttttttttttatagattttttgctaatttttttggtattattgACCACTTTTTTCCTACAAAAACATCACTCACTCAAAAGCGTTCAAATATAATGAATGTTGTGAACTTGTGatttatatatgcatgcatTAGAATCATATTTGCAGTCAGAAAATCGATTATTTTTGGGCCTGAGTGATGTATTAGAAGGGAGAAATATCTCCTATGGGAAATATAGAAAGTGTGATTTTAAATTAAAAGCTCATACaatttatactagtatttttacagcactttttgctcaaaaatatgtttatgaaaatatttaccATTGAATGccatttaatgtttatattcatatccaaacaagtttagttaactctTTTGACTATCTTTATAACcaaatacaattaaaatattttaaatatccagattaaaaaaaatctttcctatcatcttttttggattttaaattttaaaggtagtgaatcatcatataatacataaaattaataaaaaatatgtatttttcctgcatatattgtgaattaaatttttttaaacaaacatatattacttaattagtataaaaagtgtgtgttcaatatac from Camelina sativa cultivar DH55 chromosome 9, Cs, whole genome shotgun sequence encodes:
- the LOC104712664 gene encoding uncharacterized protein LOC104712664, with translation MEGGIKQTSSYYEILGVAVDSSAEQIRRAYHKLAMKWHPDRWTNDPFGAGEAKRRFQQIQEAYSVLSDQRKRSFYDAGLYDSGEDEGYFDFVQEMVSLMAQTRREEKQYSLEELQTMVDDMVCEFQSEPLFQNQSVEMNFDLNQPVDWHSQMSVPLSSFDFYPQSSY